Proteins encoded in a region of the Diadema setosum chromosome 7, eeDiaSeto1, whole genome shotgun sequence genome:
- the LOC140230556 gene encoding muscarinic acetylcholine receptor M4-like, with protein MEFILQINPGHDTALSSGVNRVADDFVFEDYTQRIAMSVVFCLVTIVGLVGNGLVILSVFLSRKLRSPTNCFVVNLAFADLFTCTVIPFLVVALLAKDGWPLEEWVCAVTGAVVTICPGTGAITLVPIAHSRWYLISQSPTKFRSLYTTRTIALIVVFSWLYTSVLVFVPHFAGFAKLGYSEKYKTCVQDTSWSNSDYYSLLAAVAVIVPVFAALLIIYLRIFIYVRRHNKMIKRSLSREPLRSASPSERAERTDDNLNQNAGDNGSSNQMATGVPNACEEAGQPGPTSSSAELQCECHVNPSYAQSGDEGIPPDENDTPAPRNQVCSLHPSPDGEETVTALGSPKRAAVDEQGADHADVVVRLPPSKMPRPRLERASDIKPKHPKVCSHQVDVTKRLAMVVVAYFVCLLPFGVCCLVSFSDPAVPWASMLIISNSCINPFIYATTMPTFRQVMASIVRCRYADVPQPVGFLRKCHRS; from the coding sequence ATGGAATTCATCCTTCAAATAAATCCTGGTCATGACACTGCCCTGTCATCAGGTGTGAACAGAGTTGCAGACGATTTCGTCTTTGAGGACTATACTCAGCGAATAGCAATGTCCGTTGTTTTTTGTCTAGTTACCATCGTTGGGTTAGTTGGGAATGGCCTGGTCATCCTTTCTGTCTTCTTGTCCAGGAAGCTGCGATCTCCGACAAATTGTTTCGTGGTCAACCTTGCTTTCGCCGACCTGTTTACGTGTACGGTCATCCCGTTTCTCGTGGTCGCGCTGCTTGCCAAAGATGGCTGGCCGCTGGAGGAGTGGGTATGTGCAGTTACTGGCGCCGTCGTCACGATCTGCCCGGGCACTGGGGCGATTACTCTGGTCCCCATCGCACATAGCAGATGGTACCTCATATCGCAGTCTCCcacaaagtttcggagtctctACACGACGCGGACCATAGCTTTAATAGTTGTCTTCTCCTGGCTCTATACATCCGTTCTTGTCTTTGTCCCTCATTTTGCCGGTTTCGCCAAGTTAGGATATTCAGAGAAATATAAAACTTGTGTCCAGGATACCAGCTGGTCTAACTCTGACTACTACAGTCTTCTCGCTGCTGTTGCGGTGATTGTTCCTGTCTTCGCGGCTTTGCTCATAATCTATTTGAGAATATTCATTTACGTTAGGCGTCACAACAAAATGATCAAGAGGTCGTTGTCGAGGGAACCATTGAGGTCAGCCAGCCCTAGCGAACGAGCAGAGCGCACCGATGACAATCTTAATCAGAATGCGGGTGACAATGGTTCATCGAACCAGATGGCCACTGGTGTACCCAATGCTTGCGAAGAGGCCGGACAACCCGGTCCGACGTCATCGAGTGCCGAACTGCAGTGCGAGTGTCACGTCAATCCCTCATATGCCCAGTCTGGTGACGAAGGAATACCTCCGGATGAGAATGACACACCTGCACCAAGAAATCAGGTCTGCTCCTTACACCCCTCTCCAGATGGGGAAGAAACAGTCACTGCCCTCGGGTCTCCAAAAAGGGCAGCCGTGGACGAACAAGGAGCCGATCATGCCGACGTGGTCGTCAGGCTCCCACCATCGAAGATGCCGCGTCCGAGGCTAGAGCGAGCAAGTGACATCAAACCGAAACATCCCAAGGTTTGCTCTCACCAAGTTGACGTCACAAAGCGTCTTGCCATGGTGGTCGTTGCGTACTTCGTTTGCCTTCTCCCATTCGGTGTTTGCTGTTTGGTGTCATTCAGCGATCCAGCCGTACCGTGGGCATCCATGCTCATTATTTCTAACAGTTGCATCAACCCTTTTATATACGCTACCACTATGCCCACGTTCAGACAAGTGATGGCCTCCATAGTTCGCTGCCGATACGCCGATGTGCCGCAACCAGTGGGTTTTCTTCGGAAGTGTCATAGATCATGA